A genomic window from Quercus lobata isolate SW786 chromosome 10, ValleyOak3.0 Primary Assembly, whole genome shotgun sequence includes:
- the LOC115965308 gene encoding mannose-6-phosphate isomerase 1-like, with protein MDSTPSQKNLLRLRCSVQNYDWGLKGHDSQVARLYALNSGSETRPDSPYAELWMGTHESGPSFVVQAPRASNGVSVDVDVDVDDDVGVSLKKWISENPNVLGDKVLHNWGCDLPFLFKVLSVAKALSIQAHPNKELARALHKARPDVYKDDNHKPEMALAITEFEALCGFISLEELKGVLCYVPEIIDMVGSAYANQILHVNEQDGEEKVKYILRSIFTKLMLASKEMIMKVLSNIKSRLQIESQVRKLTDKELLVLRLEKQYPADVGVISAFFFNYVKLNPGEALYLGADEPHAYVSGECIECMATSDNVVRAGLTPKHRDVKTLCSMLTYKQGFPEILQGVPLNSYVRRYLPPFDEFEVDRCILPRGASTVFPAVLGPSIFLVMAGEGIMHAGSFKGELVTEGDVLFAPANTEISIESESELQLYRAGVNDRFFQASL; from the exons aTGGATTCCACACCTTCTCAGAAGAATCTTCTCAGGCTACGATGCTCAGTCCAAAACTACGACTGGGGTCTAAAGGGTCACGACTCTCAGGTCGCTCGGCTCTATGCCCTGAACTCGGGGTCCGAGACCCGACCCGACAGCCCATACGCGGAGTTATGGATGGGCACCCACGAGTCTGGACCCTCGTTTGTGGTCCAGGCCCCACGCGCTTCCAATGGCGTGTCGGTTGACGTTGACGTTGACGTTGACGATGATGTCGGTGTGAGCTTGAAGAAGTGGATTTCGGAGAATCCTAATGTGCTTGGTGATAAGGTTTTACACAACTGGGGTTGTGATCTTCCTTTCTTGTTTAAG GTACTTTCTGTGGCAAAAGCTTTATCAATACAGGCTCATCCCAATAAGGAGTTGGCAAGGGCGTTGCATAAGGCACGACCAGATGTGTATAAGGACGACAATCACAAGCCTGAGATGGCTTTGGCAATAACAGAGTTTGAGGCCCTTTGCGGGTTTATCAGTCTTGAG GAGCTTAAGGGTGTACTTTGTTATGTTCCTGAGATTATAGATATGGTTGGTAGTGCATATGCAAACCAAATCTTGCATGTTAATGAGCAGGATGGGgaggaaaaagtaaaatatattttgcgGTCAATTTTCACCAAGCTCATGTTGGCTAGCAAAGAGATGATAATGAAAGTGTTATCCAACATAAAAAGTCGTCTGCAAATTGAAAGTCAG GTGAGGAAATTAACAGATAAGGAGCTACTGGTGTTGCGGTTGGAAAAGCAATATCCAGCTGATGTTGGTGTCATATCAgcattcttttttaattatgtgaaGCTTAATCCTGGTGAAGCATTGTACCTTGGGGCAGATGAACCTCATGCATATGTATCTGGTGAGTGCATTGAATGCATGGCGACTTCAGACAATGTTGTACGGGCTGGCCTTACTCCCAAGCACCGTGATGTCAAAACTCTTTGTTCCATGCTCACATACAAACAG GGCTTTCCCGAAATCCTGCAAGGAGTTCCTCTGAATTCATATGTAAGAAGGTACCTGCCACCTTTTGATGAATTTGAGGTGGATCGATGTATTCTTCCCCGTGGGGCATCAACAGTTTTTCCAGCAGTTTTAGGCCCTTCCATTTTCCTTGTCATGGCTGGGGAGGGAATTATGCATGCGGGATCATTCAAAGGTGAGCTAGTTACTGAAGGAGATGTTCTTTTTGCACCTGCTAACACTGAGATTAGCATTGAAAGTGAATCAGAATTACAGTTATATAGAGCTGGAGTAAACGATCGATTTTTTCAAGCCTCGTTATAA